In Octopus bimaculoides isolate UCB-OBI-ISO-001 chromosome 14, ASM119413v2, whole genome shotgun sequence, the following are encoded in one genomic region:
- the LOC106874977 gene encoding PRELI domain-containing protein 1, mitochondrial — MVKYYSGTQILKFSWDQLASAFWQRYPNPYSNHVLTEDVISREIVNQKLHTKRLLTKTNPVPKWGERFVSRTRHVCIVEESIIDPVAKTVITYTRNIGLQRIMQLEEKCVYRTSIDNTRWTVCERWAYINSSIFGFSRAIQAFALERYKKNVLKTQKGFEHILSRLYIMHDPSHSSSTDTISRVHGGKEGKLKETARKATELAQRPVLSTPGQIS, encoded by the exons ATGGTGAAATATTACAGTGGCACTCAAATCTTAAAATTTTCCTGGGACCAGTTAGCTTCTGCATTTTGGCAACGCTATCCAAATCCATACAG CAACCATGTTTTAACGGAAGATGTGATTTCACGGGAGATCGTCAATCAGAAACTCCACACCAAGCGGCTGTTAACCAAGACAAACCCTGTGCCAAAATGGGGTGAAAGATTTGTATCACGGACGCGTCATGTATGCATTGTTGAAGAATCCATTATTGATCCTGTTGCCAAAACTGTTATCACATACACCAGAAATATTGGATTGCAGAGAATTATG CAATTGGAAGAAAAATGCGTCTATCGCACCAGCATTGACAACACTAGATGGACAGTGTGTGAAAGATGGGCCTACATCAACTCAAGCATCTTTGGATTTTCACGTGCCATTCAAGCATTTGCACTTGAGCGCTACAAAAAGAATGTGCTGAAGACACAGAAGGGTTTCGAACACATCCTCTCTCGGTTGTACATCATGCACGATCCATCACATAGCAGCAGCACAGATACAATATCTCGTGTGCATGGCGGCAAAGAAGGGAAATTGAAAGAGACTGCACGAAAGGCCACAGAACTTGCACAACGTCCTGTCTTGTCCACGCCTGGTCAAATATCTTGA